The genomic window GCCGATGAAGGCCTTTGAGGACATAGAAGTGACACATATTCCTAACCATCAAGTGTTGAGCATGTTCCCGGCCACTTCCGAAGAACTCTCCAAGTTCAATGTGGTAATCATAAGCGACTGCGGAAGAAACACCCTGACTATGTACCCGGATATGTTCAAAGTACCGATGGGTCCGAACAAAGTTCAGATGCTCGCTGATTACGTTCTGGCCGGCGGATCGCTAATC from Mesotoga infera includes these protein-coding regions:
- a CDS encoding cytoplasmic protein, with product MKKKVFLLGETWTVTKIHTKGFDVVELGGFDDYSVYFKEPMKAFEDIEVTHIPNHQVLSMFPATSEELSKFNVVIISDCGRNTLTMYPDMFKVPMGPNKVQMLADYVLAGGSLI